GGAGTCGGTTGGATCCGGGCCGGGGCCGGGGCATCCTGAGCGGCTCGTGGCGGGGGTGCCGCTGACACCGGCGGAGGAACAACTGTGGAGCCAGCTGGTCGACCGGTGACGCGTTGCATTGATTGAGCAGGCGCCGGGGTGAGGGGTGGCCGATGAGCATGGCGGCCGTCCATCCCGATGTGCCGTTGACAGACCTCCACCTGGCGCTCGGCTGACCGATTTTCCACGCGTTCGGTGCGCTCATCCGCATGAGATTCATCGACGCGTAAGGTCGGCCGGGCTCGGTGGTGGTGGAGCAACTCCGCCGGAAGGCACGGATGCTCGGTGGCGGCACCCTTGCCCTGCACTCCCGGCAAGCGCGCATCAGCCGATCGCGTCCGCCCCGCACCACAGCCCGAGGCTCTCCCGCATGTCCTCACGTTGTGCCCGGACGAGGACGTGGCCGCCCTGAACGAGGACCTGGAGAACTGCTCGTTCACAGAGCGAGTGGCCTCAAGAACCCTCACGACCGGCCTCCAGGGGAGCCCCGACCTGTGGTCGTCATGGGCCACCCGTGCGGCGGCACCACCACCCCGTGAACCGTGGCCCACACCCCCCGGCGTACGGGACAGTGCTGCCCGCGCTCACCCGCTGGGATGGATTTTCTGCGTCCGGTGAGTGCAACGCCGCTGGTGGCGGCCGCTGGTGTGCGCGTCCGGCGGAAGGCTGTCGCACATGCTCACAGCTCATGTGCGACCGACGCGGCGTCGACACAGCGAACCCCGGCGGTCCTTCCTGGCCCGGGCCGGCACGGTCGCGGCGACTGTCCTGGCACTCGTCGTGACCCTTCCCGGCATCGCGGCCGCGGCCCCGGGGGACCTGGATCCCACCTTCAGCGGCGACGGCAAGGTGCTCACCCGCCTCGCCGACGACGATCAGGCCAACGACGTGGCGGTGCAGTCCGACGGAAAGATCGTCTCCGTCGGCTCCTCCGCCGACTACTCCGCGGTGGAGAGCCGCTTCGCGCTGACCCGCCACAACCCCGACGGAACCCCGGACACCAGCTTCGGCGACGGTGGCACGGTGACGACCGCCGTCAACAACATGGACCCGGACCTCCAGTGGAGCGAGGCCCACGCCGTGGCGCTGCAGTCCGACGGCAAGATCGTCGTGGCGGGCAGCAGCTGGCGCGGGTCCGAGAACTGCTGCTGGTTCACGGTGGCCCGCTACAACACCGACGGCACGCTGGACTCGAGCTTCGGCGGCGACGGCAGGGTGTTCACCGACTTCGGCAGCCCGGACGAGGCCCAGGACGTGGCGGTGCAGCCCGACGGCAAGATCGTGGCCGCCGGTACTACCGGCGGCTCGGTCGCGGTGGCCCGCTACAACGCGGACGGCTCCCCGGACACGAGTTTCGGCGGCGGCGACGGCCAGGTGAGCAACGACCCGGCGCCCGATCTGCCGGAGGAGGGCGGCGACGGGCGCACCCTGGCGCTCCAGCCCGACGGAAAGATCGTGGTCGGGGGCGAGGTCGGGACGACCCGCTTCGACTTCGTCCTGCTGCGCTACACCGCGAACGGCACCCTGGACACGAGCTTCAGCGGCGACGGCATCGAGCGTACCGACTTCGGTGCCTACGAGTCCGTGGAGGCGCTGGCCGTCCAGTCCGACGGCAGGATCGTCGCCGCCGGCGCCAGTGACGGCCGGGTCGCGCTGGCCCGCTACACCACGAGCGGTGCCCTGGACCCGAGCTTCGACGGTGACGGAAAGGTCCTCAACTCCAACAGCGGCGCTGCGGACATGCGGCTTCAGCCGGCCGACGGTCGGATCGTCGTCGTCGGCGGCAACGGCGACTTCCAGGTCCAGCGCTACAACTCCGACGGCAGCCCGGACAGCGGCTTCGGCACCGCAGGCGCCGCGACCGCGGACTTCGGTGGCAGCGACGCCGCCGGTGGAGTGGCCCTCCAGCCCGACGGCAAGATCGTCGCGGCTGGCCGGGGTGGACCGGACAGCGGCTTCGCCCTGGCCCGTTTCCAGGGTGGCGGGAGCACGCCGCCGCCACCGGTCGGCGTGGATCTGTCGGTGACGAAGTCCGGTCCCACCACGGTCAGCATCGGTGACCGGCCCTCCTACACGGTGCGGGTGACCAACACC
Above is a genomic segment from Streptomyces sp. R21 containing:
- a CDS encoding calcium-binding protein, giving the protein MLTAHVRPTRRRHSEPRRSFLARAGTVAATVLALVVTLPGIAAAAPGDLDPTFSGDGKVLTRLADDDQANDVAVQSDGKIVSVGSSADYSAVESRFALTRHNPDGTPDTSFGDGGTVTTAVNNMDPDLQWSEAHAVALQSDGKIVVAGSSWRGSENCCWFTVARYNTDGTLDSSFGGDGRVFTDFGSPDEAQDVAVQPDGKIVAAGTTGGSVAVARYNADGSPDTSFGGGDGQVSNDPAPDLPEEGGDGRTLALQPDGKIVVGGEVGTTRFDFVLLRYTANGTLDTSFSGDGIERTDFGAYESVEALAVQSDGRIVAAGASDGRVALARYTTSGALDPSFDGDGKVLNSNSGAADMRLQPADGRIVVVGGNGDFQVQRYNSDGSPDSGFGTAGAATADFGGSDAAGGVALQPDGKIVAAGRGGPDSGFALARFQGGGSTPPPPVGVDLSVTKSGPTTVSIGDRPSYTVRVTNTSTTTAATNVSLSDTISGVAASVVSATTTSGTCTNTATGASCSLGTLAPGATATVTVAAEPRATGTLTNRAAVTATPSDPNAGNNAATATTTVNNARGCTRIGTSGNDTITGTYNNDVICALGGDDTVDASYGNDTVHGGYGNDRLDGGYGNDTLNGGPGNDNLIGNYGTDNLNTVDNVSGNDTANGGYNTDTCTTDSGDIRISCP